The Wolbachia endosymbiont (group B) of Gerris lacustris genomic interval CTCTAATTAGGCAGCGCATCCCAATAAACTATTTTGCCGAGCTTCCAACACTCTTACATTTACTATTTTATCTTTGTATTTATCGTCAGGGTCATCAATACACACTGATTGCATATATGGGCTTTTACCAATTATTTGATTTTGGTGTTTACCTTTTTTATCGCTGAACAAAGCAGGAATAGTTTTCCCCACCATACTCTGATTAAACTCAAGTTGTTGCTTGCTAATTAATTCCTGTAACTGAAGAAGGCGCTCTGTTTTAACCTCTTCTGGTACTTGATCTTTTCTTTCCGCTCCCGGTGTACCTGGTCTTGGGCTATATTTAAAACTATAAGCCTGAGCATATTTTACTTTTTCTACTAATTTCATAGTTTCTTCAAAATCTTTTTCAGTTTCTCCAGGAAAACCAACGATAAAATCAGAAGAAAATTCAATTTCAGGTTTCAATTTGCGCAATCTGTCTATTATTTCCAAATACTCCTCTGCAGTGTGCTTCCTGTTCATTGCGTGCAATATTTTATTCGAACCTGATTGCACAGGTAGATGAACAAACGGCATGAGTTTTGATTCCTCCGTATGTACCAAGTAGAGAGATTCGTGCATATCTCTTGGATGAGAAGTTGTGTAGCGGATTCTTTCTAGCTTTTCAATTTTAGCCATGTAACTAATTAATTTTCCTAAATCCCACACTTCTCCTTCGCACTCCCCATGATAAGCATTGACATTCTGACCAAGTAAAGTAATTTCCTTTGCCCCATTTGCAACTAACTTTAATGTTTCACGGAATATTTCATTTACTGGTCGTGAATACTCAGCCCCGCGAGTGTAAGGGACTACACAAAACGTACAAAATTTATCGCAACCCTCTTGTATAGCAAGAAACGCAGAAGACCCTTGATTATTGCCATAACATTCATTTGGTAATTTATCAAATTTCGCAACTTCAGGAAAATCAGTATTTATTACATGACCTTTACTTCTACTTGCTTTAACTATCAGCTCCGGTAAAGCAGCGATACTCTGCGGACCAACAACAATATCAACAAAAGGAGCTCTTTTAAACACTTCTTCTCCCTCTGCTTGCGCTACACACCCAGCCACCACTATGGTCATTTCTTTATTTTTTTGTGATGAGTGAATCCTTCCAAGCTCTGAGTAAAGCTTTTCTGCTGCCTTTTCTCTAATATGACAAGTATTTAATATCACCAAATCAGCTTGTTCTGCATCACTCACAACACTGAACCCTAGAGGCTTAACTATATTCTCCATTAAAACGGAGTCATAAACGTTCATCTGACAGCCGTAAGTTTTAATGTATAGGCCTTTCATATTTAAAATTCTTCACACAAATTCTAGCAAATTATACGAAAAACTGGGTTCTAGTACAACAGCCAATAAAGATTGCTTGACAAACCTTCTCACTTTCCTTACTACTAACAGTAGCGGTATTTTAAGAGCTCAAAAATTTATCTCCGTCTGCAGACTTTTCAGTCAATTTTTCAACAAAAAACGTAGTGTATCTTCTTCAGCACGTGTTCAAATTCTGTTGTATGTGCGCTGCATTTTCTTTCTAATCTTTTTTACACAGGAGGATTTTATGTCTAGAATTCCAGATACTTGACCTTTATTCTTAAGCTAAAAACCGATTGGTACCTATGGTTTTTATAAAGAAAGTGCAAAAAATACTTTAAAGAATATGAAATAAAGGTAGAAAAGGTTTGAGTAACCAAAAACCGTTTCCAGGCATAAGTTTGCCATGCATACCTAAAAAGTAATTACACTAATATAATATTCACACTTATATGCCAATATAGATATAATACTAATTAAAGAGCATGTTATGCAAGAAGAAGTATCAGATTTTGCAGATGTTCTTTGTCAAAATAAATGTGATTTCTTTCAGGTGACACCCTCCTATATCTTTCTTTAGGTTATACAGAAGTCTAACACAATTATAGAACAAGCTTAAAAGTTCTGGTAAAGTAGTTTTATTTACAAAAGATATGCTACTTGATATTGAAAAACGCAGCATAACAAATGCACTGTGGAAGTTACAAGAAGCAGATCAAAGGGAAATCTTAACTCTTATACAGAGATTTGAGTTGCCAGAAATATTAGCAAGAATATTAGTTAGTCGTGGTGTTAACATCGAAAATGCACATGACTTCTTACATCCACTAATCAGATCGCTATTACCAGATCCCTTTCACCTCCTTGATATGGATAAAGCTGTTTCTCGCATAATAAAAGCAATAAACAATAATGAAAATATTGCAATATTTGGTGACTACGATGTTGATGGAGCAACATCGTCAGCATTGATTAATAGGTATCTAGGAACGATTGGAACACACTCTATAATCTACATTCCAGATCGTGTTGATGAGGGCTATGGATTAAACGTAGATGCTTTATTACAACTTAAAAAGAACGGAATTGATTTATGTATTTCTGTTGATTGCGGTACGCTTGCATATCAACCGATAGAAGAGGCAAGGGTTTTTGGACTTGATATTATAGTTGTCGATCATCACCTTGGTACAGAAAAATTACCAAGTGCTGTAGCAGTTGTTAATCCCAACCGCCTTGATGAGAGCTCTCCTTATACTAACCTTGCAGCAGTTGGAGTGTCATTTCTGCTAATTGTTGCCCTTAACAGAAGCCTACGTGAGCAAGGATTTTTTACCCACAAAAAAGAACCAGATTTATTTGATCTACTGGATTTGGTTGCTCTTGGAACTGTTTGCGATGTTATGCAGATTATAGGCCTAAATAGAGCATTTGTTTTGCAAGGATTAAAAGTTATGTCAGCAAGGAAAAACGTTGGCTTGCGTGTTTTGTTTGATGCTTTGGGAATCCTTGAAAAACCAAGTGTTTCACGGTTAGGGTTTAACATTGGGCCATGTATAAATGCTGGAGGAAGAATTGGAGAAGCATCACTCGGTGCAAGGTTGCTTTCCACTGATAATGAAGAAGAGGTGCATTCAATCGCACTAAAATTAATAGATTTAAATAATGCAAGAAAAATGCTAGAAAATGAGGCTATTTTGGAAGCCACAACACAAGCGGAAAAATTTGCGCAACTAGGTATAAATTTTATAATGGTAAGCGGCAATTGGCACCAGGGAATAATTGGTATTATTGCATCAAGACTAAAGGAGCAATTTCACTTACCAACAATAGTGATATCTTTAAACAATGGAATAGGAAAAGCAAGTTGTAGGTCAATTTCTGGAGTAGATATTGGTGCCGCGGTTCTTTCTGCAAAATTTACCAACCTAATCATTGAAGGTGGTGGTCACAGTATGGCAGCGGGATTTTCGATTAAGGAAGACAAAATAAGTGATCTACATGATTTTTTTACTGAAAGATTTGCAAACTCTACAAATGACAAAATCATAAAAGCCGATGGCATAGTAACAGCTAAAGCAATAAACTTATCCCTGTGGAACCAACTGCAACGCTTAGAGCCATTTGGTGTTGGCAATCCTGAACCGAGATTCATCATTCAGGGGGCAAAGATAAGAAAGCCGGAAGTTATAGGAGTTGATCATATAAAATGTTTTATTACTGACGACAATGTTATGGTAAGAGCTATTGCGTTTCGCTCTGCAAATACTGAGCTTGGCTCTGCTATCATGCAGGGTAATGTTAAATCAATTTTAGGTAAAATCTCTATGAATTACTGGAATGGCAATGAATTTGTGCAGTTTTTAATAGAAGATGTGTTGACTGTTAGCTGATTTGTACCTGTTCAGGGACGTGGCTAATGTGCAAATATTGAAGCAAAAGTGGTGTCATTCCAGTGCTTGACACTGGAATCCAGACTTTGATTGTTATACTCGTAAATAAGTCTGGTGAGAATAAGAGCTCATCTTAAATGCAGTATTTTTGTTGAAGTAGCTCAACTGGATCCCAGTGTCAAGCACTGGGATGACACCATTTGTTATAAAGACTTACCGCACTTTTGCTCTATGATTATCTTTTTAGATCACCTTGTCTACCTTATTCTGCCACTCCGCTGAACGGGTACGCTGATTTTACAACAATTACCTATCAATCTCGCCAAAAACTATATCAAGTGAACCGATAATTGCTGCAATGTCAGCAAGCATGTGTCCCTTTGCCATGAAATCTAAGGCCTGTAAATGCGCAAAGCCAGGTGCTCTTATTCGACATCTATAAGGTCTATTGGTACCATCTGAAACTATATATACTCCAAACTCGCCTTTTGGTGCTTCAACAGCTACGTAAGCCTCACCTTCTGGCACATGATATCCTTCTGAATAAAGCTTAAAATGATGAATCATAGCTTCCATGGATTCTTTCATTTCCGCTCTTGGCGGTGGAGAGATCTTTCTATCTTCAGTCTTTATTGGCCCTTCAGGCATCTTCTCTATGCATTGCTTCACCAAGCTGATAGATTGTCTGATCTCCGCCATTCTTACTAAATAACGGTCATAACAGTCACCATTTTGGCCAATTGGTATATCGAAATCTAATTGGTCATATATCTCATATGGCTGGCTTTTTCGCAGATCCCAAACAAGCCCAGCAGCACGGAGCATTGGTCCACTAAAGCCCCAATCAAGCGCCTGTTTTATTGATATTTCACTAATTCCTACAGTGCGTTGCTTCCATATCCTATTTTCTGTCAAAAGCTCATCAACATCATCTATATACTTTGGAAATTGCTCTATAAACTTTGCAATATCCTCAATCAAACCTTCTGGAATGTCTGCTGCAAGTCCACCTGGCCTTATATAAGCTGCGTGAAATCTTGCACCTGAGGCCCTTTCATAGAACTCGAGTATTTTTTCTCTCTCTTCAAAGAGCCATAAAAGAGGAGTCATCGCCCCAACATCAAGCGCTTGAGAAGAGACATTCAGTAAATGATTTAGTATCCTTGTTAGCTCACAAAATAAAACACGCAAATATTTTGCCCGAATTGGAATTTCACATTGCAACAATTTCTCTACACATAACGAATATGCATGCTCTTGTGACATTGGTGACACATAATCAAGGCGGTCAAAGTAAGGCAGAGCTTGAAGATACGTTTTATGCTCTATTAGCTTCTCAGTACCACGATGCAAAAGCCCAATATGAGGATCTGCTCTTTCGATGACTTCGCCATCCATCTCTAAAACAAGGCGTAGCACCCCATGTGCAGCTGGATGCTGAGGACCAAAGTTTAACATCATTGTCTTTAGATCAGGCATGCTTTGGTAGTTTAAGGTATTGAAATTGTATAGGGTAAAATGTGCTTAAAGTCAATAGGCTTCTTGCACAAGTACAACTATCGTTACAATAGAAAAACTCCTTAAAAATTCACCATCTCCTTATGATCTGATAGATAATATTTATTTGAACTACAATTATTATACTTGTGTTGATTAAGGTAGCAAAATTATGTATAGATAATTTTGACTAAAAAATAGTTTTTCAAGTTTTATTTTGGAGTAATCAAAATTAATGAAAGACAATAAATACAACTTAGGTTTAAGAATCATTCATTGGTTAATGTCTGCTCTTATTATTGGAATGCTTTGTTCTGGACTATACATGAAAAGTTTGCTGATTAGCAGTGAAATTAAATTCAGCATATACGCTATTCATAAGGCTTGCGGTATCACCGTTCTTGGATTAATTATAGTACGCATATTTTTTCGCGTCTTTACTTATGTTCCACCACTTCCAGCCAATTTTTCTCGATTTGTAATTAATGCGAGCAAAACGATACACTTTTGTTTATATGCTTTGATGGTGCTAATGCCACTATCTGGTTATGTCATGTCTTCTGCTTCTAGCAAAGAGATCAAATATTTTTTCCATATTCCTTTGTTAATTAATCAGAATGAAGATCTAGCTAGTGCAGCTAATCAGCTACATTCAATTCTTGCATATTTTATGATACTCTTTATAATCTTACATATACTTGGCGCTTTGAAACATACATTCATAGATAAACAAAATATTTTTAAACGTATGATATAGGTTATATGTTAAGTAGCCTCTGGAAAAAAGGAACGAATTTTCTCGGTAGTGAATTTGCCATAATGGGTGGTGCCATGAGCTGGGTTTCAGAGAGAAATTTAGTTTCGGCAATTTCAAATGCCGGTGGTTTTGGTGTAATTGCATGTGGCGCAATGTTTCCAGACTTACTGAAAAAAGAAATCATAGAAACACAAAAATTAACTCATAAGCCATTTGGTGTAAACCTAATTACTATGCACCCAAATTTGAGTGAGTTAATAGATATATGCATTGAAACAAAAATAAGCCACATAGTTCTCGCTGGCGGGTTACCAAAAAAGCCTAATATAGAAAAAATCAAGAATGCAGGTATTAAAGTTATGTGCTTTACACCAGCATTAAGCCTTGCGGAAAGGTTAGTAAAAATGGGAGTAGATGCATTGATAATAGAAGGAATGGAAGCAGGTGGGCACATAGGTCCAGTTAGCACTTCTGTTCTCGCACAAGAGATATTACCTCATTTTAAAAACGAGAAAACACCAATTTTTGTTGCAGGTGGAATAGGAAGAGGCGAAATGATAATGAACTACCTAGAGATGGGAGCAAGTGGCTGTCAAATAGGTACATTATTTGTCTGCACGAATGAGTCAATCGCTCATAAAAATTTTAAAGAAGTATTCATCAAATCAGCTGCGCGTAATGCTGTGTCTTCTATACAGATCAGCGCTGATTTCCCTGTAATTCCAGTAAGGGCTATAGCTAACAAAGCAAGTGACGATTTTATGAAGCATCAAAGAGACATTATCGATAAATATCAAAATGGAGAAATCTCAAAAGAAGAGGGGCAACTTGAAATAGAAAAGTTCTGGGCTGGAGCTTTAAGAAAAGCTGTGATTGAAGGAAATATTGAAACAGGATCTTTGATGGCAGGTCAAAGTGTTGGCATGGTTGACAGAGAAAAGCCTGTAAAAGAAGTGATAGATATGCTAGTTCAACAGGCAAGCAATTATGTTGAAATGTAAAATCAGTAATCAGCAAAGAAAATAGTTAGCAAATTGCTATAATTATCCGCAATAAGGCATAACTACCCAGTTTTAATGCAAAATTAACGCTAAAGAGGTACTCATACATTTTATTTATATGAGAGGAATGTTATGTTTGACTCAGGTTCATATGATAGGAGAGTGATGTTTGATAGTATGGCAGGAGGAGGTATTACTCATGAATTTCCTAGCAGTCCTACTAAAACTTCAGAGTCTTTAGGAAAAGAAGTCGAGAATCCTTTTGCACTAGAAACAAAAGAGTTGCACGAAATTATACACAAAAAGGTAACAAAAAAAACACATAATCATAAAAACCTAAAAAAGGAAGATGGGACTATCACAAAATGCATAGAGTTGTTCAGCAAAGGAGCTGATCCTAACGTATTAATTGAATTAGAAAAGTCACTGAGAAAAGAAGAATATCAAAAATATTATAATTATTACACTGAGAAATTTCTTCCAGCATTGAAAACAAAAGTGATAGAGTCAGAGGAATTAATGAAACCTTCAGTACTTAATAATGAAAAAAAATCATCACAAAGATCACCAACAATAAAAGGGAAAATATTAGGAATAATTTCAGGGATTACTAATAAAAGTAGTGACAAAAATCATTCTAGTAGCACTATTCAAAATCAAAAAAGTCATCAAACAGATAGACAAGATAATGCTATGGGATTATTTAAGAAAAAAAGTTTTCCTAGTGAAGTTGCAGTTGCTGAAAGTTCGGATAGTAGTGCTCTAGATAGGTATTCTTTAACTAAGGGTGTAAGTGGAACAGGAACCCCTGGAACGTATAATCCCTTGGGAAGTTTAGATAATTATGATGCTTCAACAGTTCTTATATCAACACAACCGCAAGCAAGAAAGGAGATCGCACAATCACAATTGAATGGCTTCTCTAGACAATTTTGTGAGGATTTAGAAAATAAAAACCCTAGTACAACTGCAGATCCTGTAGAAGTGCCAAGAGGTACAAATACTTCTAAACTCAGTAGTAGTAGTGATTTAGATAGTGGAATAAATTCATCTGGCTTGGCATCAAGTAGCAGAAGAAGCAACTTAACTTCAGTAACAAGCATTTCATCTGAGGAAAGTGTATACTTAAAATCAAACTCTGCTGAGGAAGATAATGATTTGCAACCAAAAGATGAAGGAAAAACAAAATTAGCACATCCGAACAAAACAAGGCCCAAAGGGCCAAGCGGAAGAAGATCTCCTTCTAAAGATCATGGGAAGATTGAAGATCAAGTTAAAAAAGAATCATCTCAGTGTGTGATCTTAGTGACAGGTAGTCAGGCAATGCAATCCGAAAAAAAAGAAGCTGCTAATTACGAAAATAAGAGTAAAGTTAAAGAACCTCATAATAAAAATCTTCACGTCGCACTTGTAACAAGTTCTGCTCTCTTAGCAATAGGGTGCATTGTTGCAGGAGCAATGACATCAGGATTAGTAGGAGCAGGACTGTTTGTGGTGGCTGCAGTGTTTGCTACAGCAGCAGCTGCTGAACTATATTCAAATATTCTGTCAAGTAAATTGACATCCATTAGTGTGAGTCCTCTTATTGATAATAAAGAGCTTACAGCATGGTAAAAATTAAATATGAGTTACTTATGGTGAGCAAGTGAATTCGGTTCTTGTCTATTGATGTAAAAATTGTTATAGTTGAAAAGTATCTTAAAGGTATTTAGCTGATGCATATTCAATTGGGTAGGATTTTTGCTATTGTAGCTCTGTTAAGTTTTATCTTCATGTCATGTCCTAGTAAAGCAAGTGATGAATTGAAAAATATACCAGGAACGTTGAAAGAACTTATTTCTTCATTTTCAGTTAAAGATACCGTAGAAAATATGAGTCCCTCAACAATTATAGGTTTATGTATAGCTACAGTGATACTTGCAGTAGTGTTCAGAGGCCTAATTTTTTTCATGATAATGTTTGGCGTACTGATCATGATGTTTGGAAGCACAGAAAAGGCAACAGATTACCTAAAAGAAAAATTCAACTTTGTAAAGGACATACAGTTACAATCTGATAGCAAAAAGGAAGATGAGAATTAAGTAAGATAGATGGTTCTTTATTATCTTTTTATTGAATACGCATGATATTGTATGCAACCAAAAGTACCAGCCACTAGCTCTAATTCTGAAAAAAAGAACAATTTAGCGTTACTAGAAAGTATTAATTTAGATTTTATCCCTTATGCTTGCCACTACGATGAAGAAACTATACTAACAAAACAGGGGGAATTGTTAAAAATAATCAAGTTAGAAGACTATTCTTCAGTTGATAACTATGGTGATCTTAGAACTGAAATTAGAAAAAGTATATCAAAAAATATCAAGAGTTTATATTTTACAGTTTGGATTCACACTGTCCGAAAGCGCAATAAATTGAGCTTAAAGTGGAATAAAACTGCAGACTTTTCCGATCAGCTACACTCAACGTGGTTTAATAAACTAGTTGATAGTAAACTACAGTATATAAATGAGCTGTACATTGTGGTGTTACTCAGTGATTTTGGCAAACATATTAATAATGCATTTTTTTTTGGCGGGATAAAGAGTAGGCACAAGTTATTTTTACAAAAAAATCATCAAGAATTGCAAAAAATAACTGACCTGATTCAAAAAGATTTAGAACCTTTTGGAGCTAAAAAACTGGGCCTTAGGTCTAGTGAAGGCAAAACATATTCTCAAATGATGGAATTTCTCCATTACATTATTACATTAACGCACAAAGATTATCCAATATGTGAAAGGGATCTATCGCAGCATGTTAAAAACCTAAAAGTAGCTTTCGGTTTCAATAAATTTCAAACATCGTTTGAAGGTCAACAGAAGTTTGGTTCTATTTTTTGCATAAAGGAATATCGAGAAATCCCCTTAGAAAATATAGATAGGTGTTTGCAACTTGACTCTGAGCTTATCATCACAGAAATAATAATATTTACTAGTAATAACAAAGCAGTAAAAGAATTTAAAAAACAAATTAATATACTGCAAATCAGTGAGGACAATACCTTACTTCAAAATTCAGGAATAAATGAAATAATAGAGCTTGAAAAAATTTCTGCTATGGATTTTTGTCAACAGAAAATTATTTTTACAATCTTTGCAGATGATAAGAACAGATTAGCTAAAAATATCAGCGATCTATCCTCTGTAATGTCATTAATCGGTTTGATGATGTTTAGAACTGATCTGCACATGGAAAATCATTTTTGGGCACAGCTTCCTGGAAACTTTGCTTTTGTTACACAACCAAAAAATATATTAGAAAAATATGCTTGCAGCTTTGCTATGTTGCACGATTTTACATCAGGTACGTTAAAAGGAGGAAGATGGAAAGAAGCAGTAACAGTCTTTTTTTCAAAAAAAGGTAGCCCTTACTTTTTTAACTTTCATGGAAAAAAAAATAATGGTCATACCACAATACTTGGAGCTCCAAATTCAGGTAGAACCTCACTGATCAATTTCTTACTTTCGGAATCAAGAAAATTTAACCCTAGGATTGTTATATTGGATAATACTGGAAAATCAATAATATTTACTAAAGCAGTAAGCGGCCAATATTACATAATTGATCCAAAATATAAAGATAAAAGTCTAAAATTCAACCCACTGAACATTGAAGATAGTGCTTCTAATCGCAATATGCTTGTTGAATTGATCAAAAGGATGGTTGCAGATGCAAGTTTGGTAGACGTAGAAGAAAAGACAAAAAAAATTGTAGATTCTATATTTGCTATACCAAGAGAATCGCGCTCTATTTCTCAAATTTCTGAGGTACTTTTACTTCTTGGGGGCAAAATAAGTAAATGGTGTGGTGACGGTGAATTTGCTTACTTATTCCAAGATGGTGATGAGTCAGATATTGACTGGGGAACAAAAACTATATCCCTCAATACTGCAAATCTCACTAAGCAAAAAGAATGTATGTCCGTGATACTTTACTATTTCTTATACTCTTTCGAAGCAAAATGTGATGGCTCACCTGCAATACTTGTTTTGGATGAAGCATGGGAGATAAGTAATATTTTTCCTACAGAGGAAGAGTTTGACGACTGGATGCAAAGAATGACAAAGTTAAATGTTGTAGTAATTCTAAGTACTGAAAACTTAAACCTAGCATTTGCTAGCAAGTTTACTCAATATTTAGATAAGCATGTCGATACAAGGATCCTGATGCCGAACATAAATGCAAATAGGTTATACATGAAAGCATTTTCTCTGTCGAAAGAGGAACTGAATGTCATTTTGCAAACACCAACACAGGAAGGTTTATTTTTGATAAAGCAATACAAAGGTTTAGTAACTTTAAATCTAGATTTGAAAAATATGAAAGAAATACATGTACTTTCAGCTAATAAAGAGACTATAAAGTATATGTATGAAGCAATAAAGGAAAAGGGCGAGAAAGTGAGTAAGTGGTTACCGGTGTTCTATGAAAAATGTAAAGCTTAATCTTTTATTGATATTCTCCTTGATATTTTGTCTTTCTTATCAAGGATATGCTGATTGTCCGCGTTTTGTAGAGAGCAATACTAAACTTGAAGCTGCAGGAAGTAAAACAGGTAAAGGCTTTTGGAAGATTATTAGCCTTGATTGGAGCAATATAGATTTTGACAAAAAATTATTGCAATTTATTAAAGTTACAGCAGTAAATAATCAGGGACCAGAAGGTTACTTCGATCCAAAGATTAAGGTCTGCGATTACGAAGGGAACGACAACTGTTATATATTATCCACTGGAACATTCTGCCACCAGATATATGGAACGCAGAGTACAGGAGCTGGAGTTTCTGCTGCAGCTTTTATTGATTGGGAAGGGGATAAAACAAAAGCTGGAGGAGAAATTGCCCAAGGTCTTGGATGGGAATGGGCAGATGGTGTTACTGATGAGGAAAAAAGAAGATTTACTAACTCTCCTAAAATATGTGCTTGTAGTCAAAAAGGGGCTTGTATGGAAGCTTTTTTTGGAGGTCTTTCTAGAATCTTTTCAGGGGAAAATATTTTCCGTCCAGGGAATATGGAAAACGTTTGCGACACTTGTTCATGGAACGGAAGGAAACAAAAGGTAAAATGTGCCCCTGTGCCGCTTGCACCTGGTCCGCCTCCGTTTTGTGAGCAACTTGCGATGTCACCTCCACGAGTTAGAATTGTACCTATAAGAAACCAAGACAACGATTACTTTAATCCGAGAGTTGGAGTCATTATTGGCGAATTGAAGGAAAGAAGGGAGATATATGTTCCATCTGCTGTTTCAAATCACAAGAACATTCCAAATTGGACATATCCCATTTCAGATAAAGATACTATCCATTATTTCAAAACCTATAGAAAAAAAGGTCGCCTCTGTGCTGAATATTCTGGTACTGAAAGAGAAGAATCAAAAAGAAAATTACAATTTCCTGCTCGCTGCTTTCCAGCACCACCTGCTCCAAAGCCTGAGGAAATAAAGGTAGTAAATGGAAATACGCTAGAGGTAAGAATGAAGATGAGTGAGAACGTTTGTACTTATGACGCACGTGGAACTCACAATAATGGAGTCTGTACTTTTAATGTTAATGCGAATTCTTCTACACACATTGGCCATCTACCTTTAAAAGTAGTAAAGCCAGCAATAGTAGAAAAAACAACCAATAGCAGTAATAGAAAAAGTGATATTGATAATATAATAGAAGGTATATTAAAAAATAACTCGCAATTTGAAGTTCTAGAAAAGTATGGGTATGTTCCTAATATCGAAACAGAATGTAAAGAATATAAGGATGGTAAGTGCAAGCGAGACAATTTAGGATATCCCAAAATAGAAGTAAAATACAAAGAAAATCCTAAAAGTAAAATGCTCTGCCTTTCTGGTTGGCAGCTGGAACCAGAAGAGTTTGTTCTTGAAAAAGGAAGTGAGCTAATATCACTGAAGTCAGTAGGAGCAAGCTATGCTAAACACAATACTGTTTATTCAAAGGAGTCTAATCAGCTTTATTATTTTCCCTGTAACGAAACAATTGAGGTTTTAGCAAAGCCACAAGATGCACTGAATGAAATAATATTCAATAAAAAAGGATATATTTCCATTCCTGCTGAAAATAAGCCTAGAGATAACTGCACGGCGAAAGAGGATAAAGAGGTAGATACAAAACAAAATTGTGACAAATGCAAAATAGTATATGAGTTAATAGATGGAAAGTATGAAGAAAAAAACTGTAATCACGGTGATGATGGTTGCCTCTGCTTTGATGGGGTATGTAATCGCTCAACACAGTATGTGAACAAGGACAACAAGCCTTTTTACTTAAGAGTTTCACAGGATGAAAATGGAGTTGTAAAGAAGTTAGATCATCCAATTAAAGCAAATAGAACAGAAGTCTTTTACGCTGATAAATTATGCAGATTCGATTTAGAGGGTTTAAAAAAGAGATTGCGTGAAATAATAGTAGCACAATTGAAAGGTAGGAAGCAGGAGCTTGAAAGGAGTAATAAAGAGTCTTATGAGCTTGGAGATGGCTATACAAATGACTTATCGATGTATGATTATGTTG includes:
- a CDS encoding NAD(P)H-dependent flavin oxidoreductase, with product MLSSLWKKGTNFLGSEFAIMGGAMSWVSERNLVSAISNAGGFGVIACGAMFPDLLKKEIIETQKLTHKPFGVNLITMHPNLSELIDICIETKISHIVLAGGLPKKPNIEKIKNAGIKVMCFTPALSLAERLVKMGVDALIIEGMEAGGHIGPVSTSVLAQEILPHFKNEKTPIFVAGGIGRGEMIMNYLEMGASGCQIGTLFVCTNESIAHKNFKEVFIKSAARNAVSSIQISADFPVIPVRAIANKASDDFMKHQRDIIDKYQNGEISKEEGQLEIEKFWAGALRKAVIEGNIETGSLMAGQSVGMVDREKPVKEVIDMLVQQASNYVEM
- a CDS encoding cytochrome b, with the translated sequence MKDNKYNLGLRIIHWLMSALIIGMLCSGLYMKSLLISSEIKFSIYAIHKACGITVLGLIIVRIFFRVFTYVPPLPANFSRFVINASKTIHFCLYALMVLMPLSGYVMSSASSKEIKYFFHIPLLINQNEDLASAANQLHSILAYFMILFIILHILGALKHTFIDKQNIFKRMI
- a CDS encoding NADH-quinone oxidoreductase subunit D encodes the protein MPDLKTMMLNFGPQHPAAHGVLRLVLEMDGEVIERADPHIGLLHRGTEKLIEHKTYLQALPYFDRLDYVSPMSQEHAYSLCVEKLLQCEIPIRAKYLRVLFCELTRILNHLLNVSSQALDVGAMTPLLWLFEEREKILEFYERASGARFHAAYIRPGGLAADIPEGLIEDIAKFIEQFPKYIDDVDELLTENRIWKQRTVGISEISIKQALDWGFSGPMLRAAGLVWDLRKSQPYEIYDQLDFDIPIGQNGDCYDRYLVRMAEIRQSISLVKQCIEKMPEGPIKTEDRKISPPPRAEMKESMEAMIHHFKLYSEGYHVPEGEAYVAVEAPKGEFGVYIVSDGTNRPYRCRIRAPGFAHLQALDFMAKGHMLADIAAIIGSLDIVFGEIDR
- the recJ gene encoding single-stranded-DNA-specific exonuclease RecJ, producing MLLDIEKRSITNALWKLQEADQREILTLIQRFELPEILARILVSRGVNIENAHDFLHPLIRSLLPDPFHLLDMDKAVSRIIKAINNNENIAIFGDYDVDGATSSALINRYLGTIGTHSIIYIPDRVDEGYGLNVDALLQLKKNGIDLCISVDCGTLAYQPIEEARVFGLDIIVVDHHLGTEKLPSAVAVVNPNRLDESSPYTNLAAVGVSFLLIVALNRSLREQGFFTHKKEPDLFDLLDLVALGTVCDVMQIIGLNRAFVLQGLKVMSARKNVGLRVLFDALGILEKPSVSRLGFNIGPCINAGGRIGEASLGARLLSTDNEEEVHSIALKLIDLNNARKMLENEAILEATTQAEKFAQLGINFIMVSGNWHQGIIGIIASRLKEQFHLPTIVISLNNGIGKASCRSISGVDIGAAVLSAKFTNLIIEGGGHSMAAGFSIKEDKISDLHDFFTERFANSTNDKIIKADGIVTAKAINLSLWNQLQRLEPFGVGNPEPRFIIQGAKIRKPEVIGVDHIKCFITDDNVMVRAIAFRSANTELGSAIMQGNVKSILGKISMNYWNGNEFVQFLIEDVLTVS
- the miaB gene encoding tRNA (N6-isopentenyl adenosine(37)-C2)-methylthiotransferase MiaB, whose amino-acid sequence is MKGLYIKTYGCQMNVYDSVLMENIVKPLGFSVVSDAEQADLVILNTCHIREKAAEKLYSELGRIHSSQKNKEMTIVVAGCVAQAEGEEVFKRAPFVDIVVGPQSIAALPELIVKASRSKGHVINTDFPEVAKFDKLPNECYGNNQGSSAFLAIQEGCDKFCTFCVVPYTRGAEYSRPVNEIFRETLKLVANGAKEITLLGQNVNAYHGECEGEVWDLGKLISYMAKIEKLERIRYTTSHPRDMHESLYLVHTEESKLMPFVHLPVQSGSNKILHAMNRKHTAEEYLEIIDRLRKLKPEIEFSSDFIVGFPGETEKDFEETMKLVEKVKYAQAYSFKYSPRPGTPGAERKDQVPEEVKTERLLQLQELISKQQLEFNQSMVGKTIPALFSDKKGKHQNQIIGKSPYMQSVCIDDPDDKYKDKIVNVRVLEARQNSLLGCAA